The genomic stretch ggtaaaaatatttataagggGGTGATGTTAATGTACATTGAAATCAAAGTAGCTAAGCTGGAAGGGGTAAGGGGGTGATCAGATTTTGGAGGTGATAGTGTTGTGAACAAGGCAGGGGGATGAGAAGCTGATGTAGGGTGGGAAAAAATGATCACTGGAGGTGAAGAGGTCAACTGAAACACCAAATTATTAGATGAATTAATCATCCTTGTGGATGTTGGTACCTAAAGTAAACTTTTGACTTTTGTTTTCCAGTCTTCTTTCTGTTAGTGGTTCCCATTACTAAAGTCAGAAACTAAGAGTCACCTTGACTTTTCTCTTCCTCACTCCCAATCCACTCCTGTTGCTACTTCCTCCTAAGTAAATCTCAGACTACTCCATTCCCCTTATCTACTCTTTTACCCTAGTCCATGCCAGAATTATCTCTTTCCTGAACTACTCAACCTCTCAACTGGTGTTCCTGCCACCACTGTTGACCTGTTTTCATCAGTTTTTCACAGAGcatacatgtttaaaaataagtctGGTCACATCACCCCTTGCTTTTATAAACCTGCAGTGGCTTCCCAGTACCATTGACTCAAGGCCAAACTCTTACAAAGCCCCGCAGGGTCTGGACCCTCTGCTTACCTCTGTAATGATCGCTCATACTACTTTCTTCAGTGATAATAATTTTTAGCCATACAGGCCTCATTACTGTCTCTTGAACAAATCAAAAGTTTTCCTGCTTCTTGGGCACTGCTCTCACCTCTACCTAGTACATATTCCTTCAACTCTTCATAGCTGCATCTATCTCATCCATTAGTTCtcaatttaataaaaacagctcAGTTTGTACTTTTTGCTACATACTAGTCTagcagctgttttttgtttttgttgtctttaaAGAGGGTCTTAGTATgctgctcaggctgctctcaaactcctgggctcaagcgatcctcctacctcagcctcccagtgtgctgggattagaggcatgtgtcaccacactcagcctgtACCTGTATTCCTAATCTTCATTGCAACCTTGTGAAATAAGTGGCTTTATatacatccccattttacagaagaggaacctAAGCTCTGGTTGAAAGTAACTTGCTGAAAGTCACATAGCAAGTGAGCTCAGATAAACTTAAATGTACCTCAGAAGGCCTTCCTTGAACACTTAGTCTAGATAGGTTCTCCCATTTCTCTTTATTGCATAAACCATTTTATTTCTTGGTAGcatgtaaaataatttagtaattttgtgtttttttccctccctctagAATTAAGCTCTCTGAGGTCAGGAACTTAATCTGTCTGGTTTACttcctcctgagtagccaggactataggtgtgtgccaccacacttgactaacttttaaatttttttgtagagatgaggtctcactatattgcccaggctggttttgaactcctgagctcaggtgatcctcctaccttggcctctcaaagtgttagtattacaggcgtgagccactgtgcccaggcctggtttacttttctttttttttttttttttgagacagagttttactcttgttgcccaggctggagtgcaatggcaccatctcagctcaccacaacctctgcctcctgggttcaagcgattctcctgcctcagcctcctgagtagctgggattacaggcatgcgccaccatgcccggcgaatttttgtatttttagtagagacggggttttgccatgttggccaggctggtcttgaactcctgacctcaggtgatctgcccgcctcagcctcccaaagtgctgggattacaggcatgagccaccacacccggccacctgGTTTACTTTTCTAATCTTTAGTGCCTAGCATATTGTCTGCCGTAGAGTGGGGACttcataaatgtgtatttttaaatgaataagttGTCTCAGAGAGTAGCCCTTCTTAGAAGGGGTGAATTTAGAGTTAAGCTTCTTACCCATTTAAGCCATGTTGCTTGATCTTGCTGTACCTTTTCAGTCCCCGCATCAGAGACTTCTCCTGGGCCTCCCCCAATGGGGCCTCCACCTCCTTCAAGTAAGGCTCCCAGGTCCCCACCTGTGGGGAGTGGTCCTGCCTCTGGTGTGCAGCCCACAAGTTTCCCAGTCGAGTCTGAGGCTGTGATGGAGGATGTGCTGAGACCTTTGGAACAGGCATTGGAAGACTGCCGTGGCCACATAAGGGTAAGCCCTGGCACATCAGAGGTTAGAGAGGGCTCCCATCCACAGCCAAATGCAGGAATGGTTCCCAGAGATAGACTTAAAGTTCTTAATCCTTTGAGAGTTATGGACTCCTTCAGAATCTGCTAAGGCCTTCCCAGAGAAATGAACACAGGATTTCAGGAGCATTAACAAGACTTTTGAAGACCAATCAGTAGAAGATGCTGTAGGAACAACAGTTGAATTCAGCTCCTATTAGTGAACAACCTGATTTTCTGTACCTCCATGCCATTCAGAGCAGAAGCTGCTGATTTTATTCTCAGGAAATTTATATTGTGCCCAGTTAGGGAGAAAGAATCCTCTTCTAGCTATAGTGTTTTCTTAGTTCTTAGAAAAAGAGATCTGAAGAATGTCttaaaagaaagggaaagtagCATGGTAATTTCACCTCTTTGgcacttagttttctttttgtgaagtAACGCTACAGGATGAGCTTCTGAGAGTCTGAGAAGcccctgaaattttaaaattctagtcaTAGGAGGAGGTGGGTTAGGAAGACTGGTGGTTGGAAAGTGAGAGAATTCCTGTTTAATGACCTCTACTTTTCAATGAAACATCAGGCAGTGTCAGAAGACAGCAGGGAAAGGAAGGTTTCATCAGGTTCTCAGTGGGGCCTCTAATCTTTGGGTAAAGAACCAGAACTCTAAAGTGTGGACCAGAGAAAGCAGGTGCTTCCTATGTGGTGCTGtcttccccctctcctcccctcattGGGCTGGCAGCACTGAATTGGAGGGGCGCTTCTGTCTCTTAGAAGCAGGTATGTGATGACATCAGCCGACGCCTGGCACTGCTGCAGGAACAGTGGGCTGGAGGAAAGTTGTCAATACCTGTAAAGAAGAGAATGGCTCTACTGGTGCAAGGTATGGGTGGGTTCTTTGGTATAGCCTAAATCCCTTGTCCTGCTGTGGTTGGCTGTGCTGGAGTAggtgctgagattttgattgacTGGGAGGGGAGGCATGGAAGCTCTTGTACCACAGGCTGCTTGCTCAACCCCCGTCTCTCTTCAGAGCTTTCAAGCCACCGGTGGGATGCAGCAGATGACATCCACCGCTCCCTCATGGTTGACCATGTGACTGAGGTCAGTCAGTGGATGGTAGGAGTTAAAAGATTAATTGCGGAAAAGAGGAGTCTGTTTTCAGAGGAGGCAGCCAATGAAGAGAAATCTGCAGCCACAGCTGAGAAGAACCAGACCATACCAGGCTTCCAGCAGGCTCCATAATCCTCGGTTCCCCAGACTCACCGGACACCATCTCCTATGCCTTGGAGGCCTTCTCTCACTTGGCTCCCTTCTTACCACCACCAAGACTGTCCCACTGGGCCTGACCCACCTATGAGGGAAGAAGTCCCACCTGGGCCAGAGGGAGTTCATGTGTTACTCATAACATTGCATTTCAATAAAAACATCTCTGTGATGGGCCTTGGGTAGGAGAGATGAACTCTTCCTGTGCCAAGCTAGTCCCCTGTGGTGTCCTCGACTGCCCTGCTCCCTGTGCATCTGCAAACCTCTGTTCTCCCTTCTCCATTCATCAGGAAGGGATCTGTTGGGTATAGTCAGACTACTGCCTACCTCTTTTTCCCAAATTAGACTGAAAGCACATCCTGTGCTGGGTGGAGCAGCTCTGTGTTTGGATGGTTTCATttcagcatgagaacagactcaAATAGAACGGGGAGACTTTTCCCTCAACAAAAGGAAAGACAGTCCTATTTGCACTGTATCACCCTTGAGATACAGGTGTTACAGAGATTAGAACCACATTGAGTGGGGTTTTTGCAGTGTAAATCGAAGGAGAAAAAGACCAGATTACTGAGATTTGGGATTGTAACTCTGACTTGCCAAACAAGCTGCTGCCTCATTTTGGGTTTCAGTGTGAACTCTAAGGTCTCCTGTAACCCTTTGAGAGAGGTACTTGGTGGATTATCATGCTGTGAGAAGGGTACAAGGTTTTTGGTGTTGGAATAGAGGAACTGGTACTTAGAAGTGGGAAGCAGAAAAGGCATGGGGAGAGACTGGGGATGGCTATAGGTTGGGACAGCACCTGTTTTCCAAGAGTCCTGCTTTGGAATGGATAGGGGAGGGGCTGCTGGCGGGGCCTGGTTCCAGGAAGGCTGCTTCCTGGAAAGACAGGAACAGCCCTTGGCAGTGGCCAAGCTATTGCTGTTTATGGTTTGGAGGCTCATGTAACCTGCCACCGTAGCGTGCCTCAGGTTCTAATTGCTGCTGGAagtgggcctggtgggagctgGGAATGGATCTGAGGCCTCCGAGCTTAACCAGGCGTGCCAGGACCCTCAGCTGTGTGGCTGAGATGAGAAAATCAGCATTGAGGAGAACACTGGAGCCAAGGCATTTCTTTGAATGTTTACTAAGCAGCCAGAAGGTGACTTACTCCATTCCCCAGTTCCAGCCCCTGAGCATAGAGGGTTTAGGGTTAGGAGGAGTACCACAGACTGAAGAGGAAGTAGAGTTAAGGGCTTGGCAGGTTGCCCACTCCTATCCCTGGTCTAGCTGCCTCAGAACTAAAGGAGGCCTGGAACTAACAAGTCACTCCCTTCCAGATTAAATGAGGCCAGCTGGCCTTTGGATGCCCCAGGAAgaggtggtggcagcagtggcaTGAGGGATCCCTCTGTAACTCCACATGCTGGGTCATCTGCACTGGATTAGATGTCCATTTCAAATTGTGCATCATctggagagagaaaaggcaggaaGACAGGTTGCTGGTCTGAGGATCTGCAGGCTCAGCATCAGTGCAGAAACCCCTCTTGGAACTGAACCCCCACACTGTGTCACAGTGGCATTTGAACTCAAAGGCCGGGACAATTCTTAATTCCTGCTTTCCTTACCGGGTATCTCTTCCTCTGTTTCCTGCTCCTTCAGCTCCTCCAGCTTGGAGAGAGGGGCTGTTGGAGGAGTTGTGACCCCGGGAATCTGAGGGAGGCAGCAGGGGGGTGTCCGGGCAATGGGTGAGTTCTTGCACTCCAGCAGGAACTTTCGGTCGTAGATGATCCTGGTGCCTGTCAAGGGGTTGGGACTGAGGTAAGAGTCAGGAGCTTGGGTACCGAGGTGACTGGGGTCCCAGACTCAGGCCTTTTGGGGCCTGGAGGTGAGGGTAGTGTCGAATTTCCCTGTATATCAAAGGACATCTGCTCTGAAGCCCAGCTAGGTTCTCAGCAGACAAGCCTTCACAGTGCTTAAAATCTTCCAGACCTAACCAAGATGTGGGTATAAAGCAAGGGGGGCATCCCAGCTGGTATAGGCAGGGGCTTTATGTTTGGGAGAGCTTCAGATCTTGGCTCTAAGAGGAACACCAAACTTTGGGTTCACGTACTTCATGCTGCTCCTCTACCACTCTGAAACCTCCTTGCTTTGGTCTCACCAGTGAAGGTGAGACCTAGACTAACAGCCTCAGGTGGTTCAAGAAGTGAAATAGCAGTTGTGAAGGGTTCCACCCAGTGCTGTCACCTGGGCTATCTCCTGCAAGGAGGGGAAACGTACTGTTCTAATCCTGACCCCTCCCAGGTCCTATAAGGTTCACACTAGCTCAGAGGAACTTGGCCCGCCATAATGTCCTCAAAGGGCCCTGCCCTGTTCCTCCCCTCCGCTTCCGCGTGGCAGGAATCCCTGGGTCGGGAGCCCAGCAGCTCGTGATCCCAGGCTGCTCGCCCAACCAAACAGACGCCAGCCAGTAGCACATAAACGGAGCAACTGCCCCAACTGTTCTAGCTACTCCACTTCTCAAGACCCGCTGCTTCCGGCTGAGGTCACGCTCCGTAGGGGGCCCTGACCCCTATTCCTAGGAAGCAAAGTCGCGAGGGGTAAGGAGCGTGTGTAAGGCGCCAAGAACCCAGGCCACAGTGAAGGATTACAGCCCAAACACCCGGAAGCTAGGCTCATGGCCTTGTTGCATCACCTAGTTTTTGGGAACTGAGCTTCCGCTCCAAACATTCTCCCCCAAAGCTACAACCTGTAGAGGGGCCTGCGGACAAGTCTTAGGCCTGTCCCTCCCCTACCCCCGCCCCGCAACAACACGCACGCGCTAATATGTCCGCAGCCTGCGGACCCCTGCCCGGCACGCTGACCTCCCGGGGTAGTGGCGTATAGCGTGCCCCCCGGCGTGGTGCTGTAGCAGTCGGGCAGCTGGTCCCGGCCCCCGGGAATCGGGCAGCTAGTGGACGTTGACATAGCGAGCGCGAGGAGCAGCAAAGTAACCGCCTGGCGTTGAGGTCGAGGAGCGCAGCTCTGAGTCTGAGGCGGACTCAGCCGACCACGTGCAGCTGCTGGCAACAACACTAGAACAACGTCACGCCCAGGGCGGGCCACCGGCCGTCACTCAACCCGACGGTCCCGCCCTATCTGCTAGGAAGCCAGCCCGGTTCAGAGAAAGCTGGAAATGCGTCCAAAGCCCCAGGCCCCGCACCGGCTTCCAGTTCCTGCTGGCCCAGCGCTGGCCAACCTGCCTGAGTGCTGCAGCAGCTCAGCTATTTACTGTTTATAGCTGGGAGCTGGGGGCAGGTGAATTAGGGCAAGCGTTTTTATCCTGTATTAGTTCACCCATTCCTCGCCAACTTTTGGATAGTAAAGCACTATGATTAGCTTAAGTCACACATCTTGCAGGAAGggaagctgggattcaaatctgaCTGCATCTGATTCCAGGACTGTGCCCTTAAGCCCAGCTGTGTACTGCCTCCCATAAACAGTAACAGTAcaaggccggatgcggtggctcacggcctgtaatcccagcactttgggaggctaaggcgggtgaacagcttgagcccaggagcctgagaccagcctgggcaacatgatgaaacctagtctctactaaaaatacaaaaattagccgggagtggcagcatgcgcctgtagacccagctactcgggaagctgaggtggaaggataggttgaacccaggaggtggaggttgcagtgagtggagattgcacgagtgcactccagcctgggtgacacagcgagaccctgtctcaaacaaaaacagtaCGGGGTGAAACATGCCTTGATGGCCTGGGGCACAGCAGGAAGGGGAAGGTAAGGGAGGGCTGGTCATCTTTCTGAAGAAGTGGTACCTGGACTAATAAAAGGATGAGTCAAGCTTGGGGGCTACAGCTGAGGCATCACCAGTCAGAAGGCCTGCCCTTTGATCTCTTTGCCAGTTAACTAAGGAAGGGCAGGGGGCTAGTGAGGAGGGCTTGGTCTTTAGCAGGAAAGAAAGGTCAGAGAGTTTGGCCTTggagatgtttttttttttttttatgtagacaCAGTGATATGACAGGCTGGAGCGAGGTGGTGGGATTGGTGAAGATGTATATACACTGGAAATCTTGAATTCATCCGGCTGTCCTGTTTGGCTTCCTCAAAATCAATACTGCCTCCACTGTCCCTTCCCCTCACCAAAAATTAAGTATAGACCACCTGACTGCATCCATTTATCAATATTAACTCAGCTCTGGCTTCATCAGATTTCTCCTTAGGTCTGATTTcttcactcatttaaaaaaagattgcttctcaaactatttattttctgagatagggttttgctctgccgcttaggctggaatgcaatggtgtaatctcagctcactgcaaactctgcctcctgggctcaggccatcctcccacctcagcctcctgagtagctgggaccacaggcgcccaccaccacaccgggctaacttttgtattttttgtagagacaaggtttcaccatgttgcccaggctggtctcggactcctgagctcaagtaacctacctgcctcggcctcccaaagtgctggtactgtaagtgtgagccaccacacttggccagcttctcaaactttaatgtgcatataaATCATCTGgagatattgttaaaatgagaaTTCTGATACAGTATTGGTCTGGGtgagattttggattttttttttttttttttgacacagggtctgtcacccaagctggagtgtagtggtacaatcatggctcactgcagcctcaacctcctgggctcaggtgaccctcccacttcagtgtcctgaatagctaggaccacaggtgcataccactgtacctggctaatttttaaattttttgtaaaggcggggtctcactatgttgcccaggctggtctcaaacttgtgcgctcaagtgatcctcccaccttggcctcccaaagtgttgggattacaggcatgagccaccaggcccagctaattgtggattttttttttttttttttttttttgagatggagttttgctcttgtcacccaggctggagtgtaacggcatgatcttggctcaccgcaacctccgattcccaggtttaagcaattctcccgcctcagcctcctgaatagttgggattacaggcatgtaccaccacacccagctaattttgtatttttagtagagacagagtttctccatgttggtcaggctggtcttgaactcccaacctcaggtgatctgcctgcctcggcctcccaaagtgctaggattacaggcgtaagccaccacacctggttgattttttttttttttttttaatggagtcttgctctgtcacccaggctagagtgcagtggcatgatctcagctcactgcaacctctgcctcctgggttcaagcgattctcctgcctcagcctcctgagtagctggaattataggcacacaccactgcacctggctaattttttgtatttttagcagagaccaggtttcactatgttggccaagctggtctcgaactcctgatctccagtcatctgcctgccttggcctcccaaagtgctggagttacaggcatgagccaccgggcctggctgcAATTGTGAATTTTTAATACAGTAATGCAAACGCTTCAGGGCCTCAGAAACACACTTCGGGTAGCAAgggtatgtatattttattgtcCCGAAAAGGATTTTGAGTGTCTTACAAAATGGTGCATGCCAAAATGAAGTGTCTTAGCAGTGCTGGAGGGTAAAGTTTGGGAACAGATTGTAGTGAATCATTTATGGTAACTAACCTTTTATGCAAGGTGAGGAAGTGTCTGACAGGGGGAATGGGAGAATAGGGTAGAGGATGGTGAGATTTGAGGGTAGAGTCCAGCCTAGTGAAACCAGGTGGGCAAACGGGCGATGGCTGTGAGGATGGAGAGAAGTAGATGAGATTCAGATACACAGAGGAAGAATAAAGTGACTGATTAAGAGTGGGGTGAGGGAAAGTGTAAACTAGGATAATTTTCAGTCTTTTGGCTTGAGAGTCTTGGTGGCTAGTAGCACCAACTAATATGATAGGGAAAACAAGAAGAGCAGCATATCTTATATGAGGGAATGAATAATATGTGTTCAGATGGAGCACAGTAGGAAGCTAGATATAATGAAGCCATGGGGAGAACTCTGAGTTAGTGGCTCAAATGTGGGTGGTGTGAAATTCAAGAGTGTGGGGATGGGCTAGGATCGGTAGCTCACATCTGTTAAttctggcattttgggaggctgagatgggaggaccacttgagcccaggagctcaagacctgggcaatacagcaagaccctatctctatttataaataaataaatgtgggatGAGATCATCTGGGGAGAAGATACAGTGTAGAAGCCTGGGCacatcaacatttatttatttaaaaggtagtagagaaaaagaattcaCCGAAAGAGACTGAGAAAGATGAGTCGGAAATAGGAGAATCAGGAGAAAAGTATCAAAGGTTTTCAAGAACGGTCATTGTGGAAGTGAGGTCTTCCTTCTACTAATCTCTATCACAAAATAATAGCCACAGTTACTACTACTATAATGACTACTGCTTGCAGTTAACTCTTCTGGAGTCACTGTGTGCTATAAGGGCTGGGGAATAGGTAGTTGGCTTTACAGAGAAAGCCAGATTCATCATCCATGCAATCTGGATGAAGAAACAAGAATTTAAATCAGAGGGTCAATACTAATtactggctgggcaaggtggttcacacctgtaatcccagcactctgggaggctgaggcgggcaaatcacttgaggtcaggagttcaagaccagcctgacaaacatggagaaaccccatctctactaaaaatacaaaaattagccaagtgtggtggtgtgcgcctgtaatcccagctacttgggaggctgaggcaggagaattgcttgaacccaggaggcagaggttgcagtgagccaagatggcgccactgcactccagcctaagcaacagagtgagactccatctcattaaaaaacaaaaaacaactaattACCTATTAGAATATGgaagtgtttaaaaaaatacctatgcccaggccccacccccagagatcTGATTAAACCTATAAGGAAATACCAGGTCTCTGTTATCAGGCAAATTACTTTGGATTCACATTAATATACCATCAAGACAAAACAGAATGTGAAAAGTAATCACAAAATAGGTTTGCAAACAAGATTGTCTGATTCATGATCTTTTGCAAATTAGGTGTTGAAGCCCAGGGTCATGCCTTTTATTGGAGATGGTCTTAACACACTTAAGTTTTCGATACTTAAAACCACCTTTCTCTCACCCATTGCCTAAAGGAGAGGATGGAGGCGCATGAACctgcctgtttgcagatgacaaatCACTGAGGATAAATAGAAAATGCAGCATTACCAGAGCCCCTCACTATAGGGGGCAGGGTCCACTGGGAAGACATCATAACCAGTTATATGTCTTGGTAGAAATACTTCTTGCTAGTCAGAGAACAAGATGTTCATTCAGAAGCTGTTTTCCTACAGGCTTGCTTGCCTTTTCTTGGATTTACAATGTGGTccaaaggtcttttttttttttttttttttagacgaagtctcgctcttgtcacccaggctggagtacaatggcgtaatctcagctcactgcaacctctgcctcctgagtagctgggattacaggtgcatgccaccacgcccagctaatttttgtatttttagtagagacggggtttcaccatgttggccaggctggtctcgaactcctgacctcaggtgatccgcccagctcagcctcccaaagtgctgggattacaggcatgagccaccgcgccgccCCAAAGGTCTTAAACAGTGGGAAGGAATCACATATACTAAGTACTCCTCTCTCTGGCTTGAAGTTATAATGTAGCTAGCctttgcccttcttttttttttttttttgagacagagtcttgctctgtcgcccaggctggagtgcagtagtgtgatcttggctcactgcagcttccacctcctgggttctagtgattctcctgcctcagcctgccgagtagctgggattacaggcacgtgccaccacacctggctaacttttgtatttttagtagagatggggtttcaccatgttgcccaagctggtctcaaactcctgacctcaggtgatccacccacctcggcctcccaaagtgctgggattacaagtgtgagccaccacgcccggcctccccTTCTATAAGTTAACTAAAATTGAGGATGGTCCTCTCTTGCACTAGTTTTTGGATTGGGAGGAGGACTTGGCCAGAATCTACATGAAGAGAAGGAAACCATAGTTCCAAGTCCTGAAATTTCTTACCTCTGGTTAGGAGAGGCCACCATCGGCCGTCCAATTCTCTTCTTCGGTCTGGTTAGCTGAGGTGATGGGATTTCCCCTTTGAGAGCAGGgactgaaggaagcagactggcCTATAAAAGGGCAAGTCAGCACACTGTAGCCACAATAGGTTTAAAGGGTCTTAAAACATCAATAATTTTATTGGTAGCAGAATTTTATTACATTGAACACAAGTTGAAGTAAGTGGGTCCAGAAACCTTGATGATATAGTTTCATTCCTATAGTTTCATTTCACTGGGTTTGATCTATACCTTAGCGGATGTTTCTTCACGACTTGAAGGCTCACTAAAGATGTGCAAGGTCTTCTTCTGCCTCCACTAAAATCTCAATACTGGCCCCCATAATAACGGCAGGATTTATTTCGATTCCTTATCAGAACCAATGCTAGGGGCTCTCATCTCAGCACTGTAAACAATCTAATGGCTTCTAATATTTCCATATCTTATATTCTCATTCACAAGAAGAAATCCTGTGTTAGAACTAGAAGACTCTTGAGTTCAatttcagatgagaaaagtgaagcCCAGAAAGGTGAGATGATTTGCCTAAGGCCATAAAGCTTCAAGTggcagaaatgaaaatagaatttagGCTCTGACTACTGACTACTGTTCCACTGTATCCATGCTGTCTCCTCCCATATCCcttgtatattttgaaagtaattaAGTTCTTACCTGAGCTAGGTTTTATCCAAATGTTCAGGTTGGTAAAATAGCAGTAAAGTAGTGCCAGGAAGAggcaggcagaggaagaagagattTAGCAGGCGAAATGAGGTTGGGAGCAGGCTACTGGGATCCAAAtagtcagaaagaaaggaaggaagtgctggtaagagggaagggaggagcgtATCCTAAAGAACTACTCCCAACTGCACACCTGTTGTTTTCCTCCCAATTTTCCTACGGATTCCTCATAATTATCTCCTTTCTCCTCATAAATTCTAGTTACTGACCTGAAATACAATTTCTCATTTGGTTGTCCTCAAGGTGCAGAATATGGACTTAAGGCTCCTTCAGACCATTCAAATGTATTGCAGACAGTTAAGATAGAATAAAACTCACCTTTTTGTCCcactgaataatttatttaatattatttctcaCTAGTACATATTTCATCAAGAGtagtttcattcatttcaccaattttaagtgatttttcctGTTGCTGTTAATGGTAAGTGGAAACAGCAAGATATACAGGTGATCCAAGGAGTCTTTTGTGCCCCACCCAACTGCTCCCACAAAGGTCAAGGGGCCCCTTAATGATACTTGATGTGGTTATCAATCACTACAAAGTAGTAGCTTCAATATAAACAACATTTTCAAAATCCATTCAGAAAATGGACATAACAGAAAATAAGACATAAGCTTAATTAAGGAAGCTTTCTCATATGTAAGATGATATAGAAGATAAAAGAAGCAGGTATATCTGACACAGAACAAACACGGTGTGTCTGATGTGGTCCTGGCTTTAGGACCTGGGCAGAGAAAATTAAGAAT from Nomascus leucogenys isolate Asia chromosome 2, Asia_NLE_v1, whole genome shotgun sequence encodes the following:
- the SRA1 gene encoding steroid receptor RNA activator 1 encodes the protein MTRCPAGQAEVEMAELYVKPGNKERGWNDPPQFSYGLQTQAGGPRRSLLTKRVAAPQDGSPRVPASETSPGPPPMGPPPPSSKAPRSPPVGSGPASGVQPTSFPVESEAVMEDVLRPLEQALEDCRGHIRKQVCDDISRRLALLQEQWAGGKLSIPVKKRMALLVQELSSHRWDAADDIHRSLMVDHVTEVSQWMVGVKRLIAEKRSLFSEEAANEEKSAATAEKNQTIPGFQQAP